The Ornithinimicrobium faecis region CGAGGTGGCCGTCGCCCATCGCGAGGGCCGCGGGGCGGCCCGCGAGGACGTGGCGATACCACCACGAGTCCGGGCCGAAGGCGGAGCGCAGATAGGGCACCCCGTCCACCACGACAGACCAGATCGGGGTCGCGATCGGCGAGCCGTTGGCCCGAGTGGTCACGATCGCGACGACGTCGGCCTCATCGAACAGGTCAACTGCAGTGTCAAAGCTCATGCTGGGGCAGCGGTCGCGCCGCTCTCGGCATTCCCGCCCATGGCCTGGCGGACATCCAAACAGGCAACGTCAGAACCGTTCGAGCAAACGTGCAAGTCAGCGGCCTGCGCTTCCCCACGTCTGCTCACGTTGCCTGTTTGGGTGCACGGTCTCGCCGCTCAGGGGACCAGCTAACCCCTGCACAAAGTGGTCAGTCCTTGAGCTCGCAGATGGCCGCGCCGTTGCCGACGGTCTGACCGACCTCGGCCGACAGCGCGGTGACTGTTCCCGCCTTGTGGGCGTTGATCGGCTGCTCCATCTTCATCGCCTCGAGCACCACGACCAGCTCGCCCTCGGCGACCTGCTGGCCCTCCTCGACGGCGATCTTGACGATGGTGCCCTGCATCGGAGCGGTGACCGCATCGCCGGAGGCGGCTGCGGCGCCACCGCCGGAGCGGGAGCGCTTGGGTGCCTTCTTGCGAGCACCGGCGCCGTTGCCACCACCGAGCGACAACCCGCCCGGCAGCGAGACCTCGAGGCGCTTGCCGCCGACCTCGACGATCAGGTTCTGGCGCTCCTCGGGCTCGGTGTCGGTGTCGGCGCTGGGGCCGGAGTAGGGCTCGATCTGGTTGTCGAACTCGGTCTCCATCCAGCGGGTGTGCACTGTGAACGGGGTGTCCGGGTCCTCGGGGGCGAACGCCGGGTCCTCAACGACGGCCCGGTGGAAGGTGAGTGCGGTCGGCATGCCCTCGACGACGAACTCGGCGAGCGCACGGCGGGACCGGGCCAGCGCCTCCTGACGGTCGCGGCCGGTGACGATCAGCTTGGCCAGCATCGAGTCGAAGGCACCAGCGACCACGTCGCCCTCCTCGACGCCGGAGTCCAGGCGCACGCCCGGGCCGCTGGGCACGCGATAGGTCAGCACGGAGCCCGGTGCGGGCAGGAAGCCTCGGCCCGGGTCCTCGCCGTTGATCCGGAACTCGAAGGAGTGGCCGCGGATCTCGGTCGCGTCATAGCCCAGCTCCTCGCCGTCGGCGATGCGGAACTGCTCGCGCACCAGGTCGATGCCGGTGACCTCCTCGGTGACCGGGTGCTCGACCTGCAGGCGGGTGTTGACCTCGAGGAAGGAGATCGTGCCGTCCTGGCCGACGAGATACTCACAGGTGCCGGCCCCGACATAGCCGGCTTCCTTCAGGATCGCCTTGGAGGCGCGGTCCAGCTCGGCGCGCTGCTCCTCGGACAGGAACGGTGCCGGGGCCTCCTCGACCAGCTTCTGGTGACGGCGCTGCAGCGAGCAGTCCCGGGTGGAGACGACCACGACGTTGCCGTGCTGGTCGGCCAGGCACTGGGTCTCCACGTGGCGCGGCTTGTCCAGATAGCGCTCGACGAAGCACTCGCCGCGCCCGAAGGCAGAGACGGCCTCGCGGACAGCGGACTCAAACAGCTCGGGGATCTCCTCGATGGTGCGGGCGACCTTCAGCCCGCGTCCGCCGCCTCCATAGGCCGCCTTGATCGCGACCGGCAGGCCGTGCTCCTTGGCAAAGGCGATGATCTCGTCGGCGTCCTCGACGGGGTCATTGGTGCCGGGCACGAGCGGGGCGCCAGCGGTGGTGGCGATGTGGCGAGCCTTGACCTTGTCGCCGAGGGAGTCGATCGCCTCGGGGCCGGGGCCGATCCAGGTCAGCCCCGCGTCGATGACCGCCTGGGCGAAGGACGCGTTCTCGGCCAGGAAGCCGTAGCCCGGGTGCACCGCGTCGGCGCCGGCCTCTTTGGCGACCTCGATCAGTTTCTCCTGCACCAGGTAGGAGTCCCCGGGGGTGCTGCCGCCCAGCGCGTAGGCCTCGTCGGCCACCTTGACGTGCAGTGCATCACGGTCTGGCTCGGCATAGACGGCCACAGACCCGAGACCGGCGTCCTTGCAGGCGCGGGCGATGCGGACGGCGATCTCGCCGCGGTTTGCGATAAGGACCTTGCTGATCGGCATGGGGTCACACTAATGCCACGCCGTATGCCGGGTGCTGGCGGACCCGGACAACGGTCGCCTCGGGTGTCGCTCGGCCGGGGACGCGGAGTCAGGGCGTGATCAGGGCGTGATCAGGTCGGGCAGGGCCGAGGCGGCCCCTCGGATGTGCGCCTCCACCAGGTCGGCGGCCAGGTCGCCGCGCCCCTCGGTGATGGCCTGCAGGATGCCGTGGTGCTCGCTGCGCAGGGTGGCGGCCATGCCTTCCCAGTCCTCCACCTTGCGGAAGGCTTCCAGGTGACGCGAGCGCAGCGACGCGCGGATCGCCTCGGTCAGGTTGGCGAACAACCTGTTGTCCCCGGCCTGGGCGATGGCGACGTGGAAGTCGGTGTCGGCGTCGTTGAAGGCCTCCCGGCTCAGCCCCTCGGTGTCCATCACGCTCAGATGGGTCCGCACGGGATCGAGGTCGGCGGCGGCGGCGCGCTCGGCCGCCAACGCAGCGCTCGAGCGCTCCAGCAGGATGCGTGCCTCCACCACCTCGTCGATGCGGAAGTTTGCGAGCTCGACATGCAGGCGGAGCAGCCGGGTGAGCGCCTCACTCGGCATCGCTGCGATGAAGGTGCCGGCGCCCCGGCCCGAGCCCACGCTCGAGCGCAGCACGCCGTGGCTCTCCAGCACACGGACCGCCTCACGCACCCCAGCGCGACTGACCTGCAGCCGGGTGGCGAGATCGCGCTCAGAGGGGAGGGGGTCGCCGACGGTCAGTGTGCCCGCCATGATCTGATCCTCGATCGCCTCGATGACCAGCTCGTGGGTGCTGTTGCGGGTGACCGGCCCCCACTGTGGCGCCTTCTCGCTTGTCGTCATGTGGTCCAACCTCATGGTGGTCGTGTCCTGCAGTGGTCTGAGTAGTTGTAGCACACGAGATTTCCCCAAGTTTTTTCTCTTGAGTTTTTTTCGCCAGGGTCTTGACGGCGCACTGGCCCCGGCCCTACTCTCGACTTAGTGGTCAGACCACTAAGTGATCGACCACTAGCAGTTCACACTCAACATCAACGGCGATGAGCACCCGGCAGAGCCGTCCGCACACCTGGAGGCGATATGTACACGCCTGATCTGGCGCCCATCGCAGGGAGTCTGTTGTGGTCCTCGCTCGTGGCGCTCCTGCCACTGGTGACCATCTTTGTGACGCTTGGGGCGCTGCGGTGGAAGGCCCACTGGGCCGGACTCGCAGCTGTCGTCGTTGCCGCTCTGGTCGCCATCGCCGCCTATGGCATGCCGATCCACCTGGTCGGGCTCTCGGCCACGCAGGGGTTCGCCTTCGGACTGTTCCCGATCATGTGGATTGTGGTCAACGCCATCTGGCTCTATGAGCTCACGGTGCGGTCCGGTCGCTTCGACGATCTGCGTCTGGTCATTGACGCCATCTCTGACGACCCCCGGGTGCAGGCGATCATCATCGCCTTCTGTTTCGGCGGGCTGCTCGAGGCCCTGGCTGGCTTCGGAGCCCCGGTCGCCATCACGGGAGTCATGCTGATGGCCGTCGGGTTCACCGCGATGCGGGCCGCGAGCGTGGTCCTGATCGCCAACACTGCCCCCGTGGCCTTCGGGGCGATCGCGATCCCGATCATCACCGCCGGCAACCTCACCGGCATCGACTATCAGCACATTGGCGCCATCGTCGGACGGCAGGCCCCGTTCCTGGCGTTATTCGTCCCGCTGTTCCTGGTGCTGCTCGTGGATGGCAAGCGGGGCGTGAAGCAGCTCTGGCCCCTGGCCCTGACCGTCGGCGGCGCCTTCGCGGTGGCGCAGTTCGTCTCCTCGAACTGGCTGTCGGTGGAGCTCACTGACATCGTTGCCTCCTTGGCAGGCCTGGCCGCAGCGGTCCTGATGCTGCAGGTGTGGAAGCCACAGGGTGGACAGGACGCGTTGGCCAAGATGCAGGCGGAGCGCGAGCACGAGAGCGCCGACCCGGTCACACCCGACGGTGCCTCCGGTGGTGGCGTGGCCACGGCGCAGCGCATCAGCGTCGCGCTGACCCCGGCCCGGGTCTTCCTGGCGCTCTTCCCCTATCTCCTGGTCGTTGCCATCTTCTCCGTGGCCAAGTTGTGGAGGCCGTTGAGCGACTGGTTGAGCACGACCGACGTGAAGATCCCGTGGCCGGGCCTGGACGGCAACATCTCCACGGCGGCCGGCGAGCTCTCCACGAGCACTGTCTACGGCTTCCAGTGGCTCTCCTCGCCCGGCACGATGTTGCTGATCGCGGGCATCGTGGTGGCCCTGGTCTACAAGATGTCCGCAGCAGACATGGTCGGCGTCTATCGCGAGACGCTGGTCAAGCTCCGCTTCGCGATCCTGACGGTGGGCTTCGTGCTCGCCCTCGCCTATGTCATGAACCAGTCCGGACAGACCATCACGATCGGCGCCTGGATCGCCGGCACCGGTGCGGCCTTTGCCTTCTTCTCACCCATCCTGGGCTGGTTGGGCACCGCGGTCACCGGCTCGGACACCAGCGCCAACGCTCTCTTCGCGACACTGCAGCAGGCGGCCGCAGAAAAGGCGGGCCTCGACCCGGCCCTGCTCGTCGCGGCCAACACCTCCGGCGGCGTGGTCGGCAAGATGATCAGCCCGCAGAACTTGACGATCGCGGCAACGGCCGTGGGGCTGGTCGGGCGCGAGTCGGACATCTTCCGCAAGGTCATCTGGTGGAGCCTGGGGATGCTGGCGGCCGTGTGTCTGCTGGTCGGACTGCAGTCCACCGTCCTCTCGTGGATGGTGCCGACGCTATGACCCGGCTCGAGAGCCCCGCACCCCTCATCCTTGAGACAGCTCCGTCCCACACCACGAAGGAGACGACCAGCATGGTCCAGCGACAGGTCCCCAAGCCCTCCGAGATCTTCGAGTTGATGAAGTTCAAGAAGGTCGAGCTCAACGGCAAGCGACGCCGTCTGCAGTCTGCTCAGACGATCGATGACCTGCGGGCGATCGCCAAGCGCCGCACGCCGGCCGCGGCCTTCGACTACACCGACGGCGCGGCGGAGGGCGAGATCTCCCTGGCTCGCGCGGTGCAGGCCTTCGAGGACGTGGAGTTCCACCCGGCGATCCTCAACGACGTCTCGGACGTGAACACCTCGACGACGGTGCTGGGTGACACCTCGGCGCTGCCGTTCGGCATCGCCCCCACTGGCTTCACCCGGCTGATGCAGACCGAGGGCGAGATCGCCGGCGCCGGAGCAGCCGGTGCGGCTGGGATCCCGTTCACGCTCTCCACGCTGGGCACCACCTCCATCGAGGATGTCAAGGCGGCCAATCCGCACGGCCGCAACTGGTTCCAGCTCTATGTGATGCGTCAGCGGGAGATCTCTTACGGGCTGGTCGAGCGTGCCGCCGCCGCTGGCTACGACACGCTGTTCTTCACCGTCGACACCCCGGTGGCCGGTGCCCGGCTGCGGGACTCGCGCAACGGCTTCTCCATCCCTCCGCAGATCTCCCTCGGGACCGTGGCCAATGCCTCCGTCCGCCCCTGGTGGTGGTGGGACTTCCTGACCACCCCCAAGCTGGAGTTCGCCTCCCTGTCGCAGACCGGCGGCACGGTGGGCGAGCTGCTCAACTCGGCGATGGACCCCTCGATCAACTTCGAGGACCTCGCCGAGATCCGGGCGATGTGGCCGGGCAAGCTGGCGATCAAGGGCGTGCAGACGGTGTCGGACGCCAAGAAGCTCACCGACCTCGGGGTCGACGCGATCCTGCTGTCCAACCACGGCGGCCGCCAGCTGGACCGTGCGCCGGTGCCCTTCCACCTATTGCCCGATGTGGTCCGCGAGGTCGGTCAGGACACGGAGATCATGGTGGACACCGGCATCCGCAATGGTGCCGATGTCGTCGCCGCCCTTGCGCTGGGGGCGAAGTTCACCCTGATCGGTCGTGCCTATCTCTACGGCCTGATGGCCGGCGGGCGCGAGGGCGTCGACCGGACCATCGAGATCCTGGCCGACCAGGTCCGCCGCACCATGCAGCTGCTGCAGGTGCGCACGGTCGAGGAGCTCAACCCCTCGCACGTCACCCAGCTGACGCGCTTCAACCGCCTGGACTTCGAGACCAGGGCAGTCACCCCGCGCACCTGAGCGCCCCACATACCGCCCGTCACTGGTCGCCGGCTGCCCGGGAGAGCGCGGCTACCGGTGACGGGCACCTTCACCCGGGCGTAAGAGATGGGCAGGAGGTGGCGCCATGATGGTCCTCGTCACCGGGGCCAGCGGATTCCTCGGATCGCGCGCGGTGACCCGCCAGGATCAGGCGTCGAGCAGATGGCGGGCCACCGCCGCGATGGCTCGGGTGACGGCCGTGCGGCCGTCCTCGGTGGGCTCCTGGGAGTCGAACCCGTGGTCTCCGTCTGGGACAGTGAGCTCGTCCAGGTCGGCGCGAGCAGCCCGGGCCGCCGCCAGGAAAGCCTGCTGCCCGGGCACGAAGTCGGGGAACTCCTGGCCCACGGTGGTCACCACGAGACGGTGGCCGTCGAGCGCGGCCACGGCCTCCTCGCGGGAGGGCCACGGGGCGAGGGGCTCTGACTCCAGGAACGGATACGTCAGCGCCAGCAGGTCGAACCGGTCGGCGTGCTCGGCGAGCAGCGCGAGGGCCAGCGGTCCGCCGGCCGAGAAGACCCAGAACGCGGCCCGGTCGCTGTCGACCTCCGGCCGGGCCGTGGCCGCGTCCAGGGTGCGCACCGCCTCTGCGAGGGCCTTGGGATAGTCAGGACCGTTGCTGAGGTCGTGGTCCATCACGACTGCCGCCACGCCACGGGCCACCAACGCCCCGGCATAGCCCTCGAACACCGGCCACCCCCGCGGCCCGATCTCCGGGGGCTCGCGCAGCATGCCCGGCACGAGCACGACGACCGGGAACGGCCCCGGACCGTCGGGCAGATACAGGTCGGCGTGGTCGGTCAGCACCTCTGACGCGCCGGAGGTCACGTCGAGGATGAACGGGTTGAGATAGCCGGGACGGTGCACGGGTTGCTGTCCTTCGGTCGGGGAGACGGTCCCCTCCACCGTGCCTGCGTGGCCGACCTGGTGTCGAGTTCTTTTCCCGGTGTGGGGGACTGACCCGTTGTCGAGGGCTGCGCCCGCCGGTCAGCCGCGGGGGAGGGTGCCCAGCCCCTCGATGAGGCGGTCGATGTCGGACTCGTTGGTGTAGGGCGCCAGCCCCACGCGGACCCCGCCCTCAGCGCCCAGGCCCAGGTGCTGGCTGGTCTCCCAGGCATAGAAGTGGCTGGCCGGAGCGTTCACGCCGAGGTCTGCCAGGTGCTGGCGGATCACCTGGTTGCCGACCCCGTCGATGGTGAACAGCAGGGTCGGGGTGCGGCGTGTGGCGTTGCTGTGGACCCGGACTCCCGGGAGTTCGCGCAGGGCCGGCTCGAGACGCGCGAGCAGCCGGTCCTCGTGCCCCTCCAGTGCGGTGTATGCCGTGGTGAGCCGCTCCCTGCGGGCGCCAGTCTGGCCGGGGACCAGATCGGCGAGAAAGTCCACCGCGGTGGTGGTGCCGGCCAGCAACTCGTAGGGGAGTGTCCCGAGCTCAAAGCGCTCGGGCACCTCGTCGGTGGACGGCAGCAGCTTGGCCGGGTGCAGCGCCTCCAACGTCTCAGGGCGCGCGGCCAGCACGCCGCAGTGCGGCCCGAGGAACTTGTAGGGCGAGCACACCCAGAAGTCCGCGCCCGAGGACTCCAGGTCCGGCAGCACGTGGGCCGTCGAGTGGACCCCGTCGACATAGAACTGCGCTCCGACGCCGTGCACCAGCTCCGCGAGCGCCGGCAGGTCAGGGCGGGTGCCGATCACGTTCGAGGCCGCCGTGATGGCAACCAACACGGTCCGGTCCGACAGCGCGGCCGACAGGTGCTCGGGTGTGAGCTCACCCGTCGCGGGGTCGAAGTCTACCCAGGCGAGGGAAGCACCCGCCTGCTCCGCGGCATACACCCACGGACGCACATTGCAGTCGTGGTCCAGGCGGCTGACCACCACCTCGTCCCCTGGACCCCAGCCCGCGGCCAGTGTGCGGCTGAGGTGGAAGGTGAGCTCGGTCGCCGAGCGGCCGAAGACCACGCCACGGGGGTCCGCGCGGAGGAGGTCGGCCATCGCCTGGCGGGCCTCGGCGACGATGCCCTCAGCCCGTTGCTCGGCGGCGGTCACGGTGCCCCGGTTGGCGACGGCCGCGGTCAGCGTCTCCGCGACCGCCCGGGCGACCGGCTCGGGGGTCTGAGTGCCGCCGGGACCGTCGAAGTGGGCCGCGCCCTCGCGTAGGGCCGGGAAGTGGGAGCGGATCGTGTCGACGTCATAACTCATGACCAGATCCTGCCAGCACCCCCTAGTGTGAGATTGCCCGGCAGCCGGTGTCGCATTCGGCCCTCGCCGTTCGTGGAGAGGGTGACGGCGGCCATCCGGGCCGCCGGTCACCGGGAGCCTGTGGGCACTGGTGCGAAGTGAGAGGAGTCGGCGAATGACGCAATATCTGATCGCGTTTAACGACGAGTGGGTCCCGGCCCACACGGGGGAGGAGCTGCGCGCCAAGAGCGCGGCCTCGCTGGCGGTGACCGAGGCGATGACGCAGGCGGGCGTGTTCGTCTTCGGTGACGGGGGCCTCGACGCCTCGACCGCCCTGTGCAGCGTCGCGGCGCGCGACGGCGAGCCGGTCTTCACCGACGGCCCCTTCGTCGAGACCAAGGAACACCTCG contains the following coding sequences:
- a CDS encoding DUF2255 family protein gives rise to the protein MSFDTAVDLFDEADVVAIVTTRANGSPIATPIWSVVVDGVPYLRSAFGPDSWWYRHVLAGRPAALAMGDGHLAEQDRAAALDLPREPVSTTYVPGDDPVQAAIDAELTRKYLAGPSVDAMLSAAAIACTLRVEPV
- a CDS encoding acetyl/propionyl/methylcrotonyl-CoA carboxylase subunit alpha, which codes for MPISKVLIANRGEIAVRIARACKDAGLGSVAVYAEPDRDALHVKVADEAYALGGSTPGDSYLVQEKLIEVAKEAGADAVHPGYGFLAENASFAQAVIDAGLTWIGPGPEAIDSLGDKVKARHIATTAGAPLVPGTNDPVEDADEIIAFAKEHGLPVAIKAAYGGGGRGLKVARTIEEIPELFESAVREAVSAFGRGECFVERYLDKPRHVETQCLADQHGNVVVVSTRDCSLQRRHQKLVEEAPAPFLSEEQRAELDRASKAILKEAGYVGAGTCEYLVGQDGTISFLEVNTRLQVEHPVTEEVTGIDLVREQFRIADGEELGYDATEIRGHSFEFRINGEDPGRGFLPAPGSVLTYRVPSGPGVRLDSGVEEGDVVAGAFDSMLAKLIVTGRDRQEALARSRRALAEFVVEGMPTALTFHRAVVEDPAFAPEDPDTPFTVHTRWMETEFDNQIEPYSGPSADTDTEPEERQNLIVEVGGKRLEVSLPGGLSLGGGNGAGARKKAPKRSRSGGGAAAASGDAVTAPMQGTIVKIAVEEGQQVAEGELVVVLEAMKMEQPINAHKAGTVTALSAEVGQTVGNGAAICELKD
- a CDS encoding FadR/GntR family transcriptional regulator — its product is MTTSEKAPQWGPVTRNSTHELVIEAIEDQIMAGTLTVGDPLPSERDLATRLQVSRAGVREAVRVLESHGVLRSSVGSGRGAGTFIAAMPSEALTRLLRLHVELANFRIDEVVEARILLERSSAALAAERAAAADLDPVRTHLSVMDTEGLSREAFNDADTDFHVAIAQAGDNRLFANLTEAIRASLRSRHLEAFRKVEDWEGMAATLRSEHHGILQAITEGRGDLAADLVEAHIRGAASALPDLITP
- a CDS encoding L-lactate permease; protein product: MYTPDLAPIAGSLLWSSLVALLPLVTIFVTLGALRWKAHWAGLAAVVVAALVAIAAYGMPIHLVGLSATQGFAFGLFPIMWIVVNAIWLYELTVRSGRFDDLRLVIDAISDDPRVQAIIIAFCFGGLLEALAGFGAPVAITGVMLMAVGFTAMRAASVVLIANTAPVAFGAIAIPIITAGNLTGIDYQHIGAIVGRQAPFLALFVPLFLVLLVDGKRGVKQLWPLALTVGGAFAVAQFVSSNWLSVELTDIVASLAGLAAAVLMLQVWKPQGGQDALAKMQAEREHESADPVTPDGASGGGVATAQRISVALTPARVFLALFPYLLVVAIFSVAKLWRPLSDWLSTTDVKIPWPGLDGNISTAAGELSTSTVYGFQWLSSPGTMLLIAGIVVALVYKMSAADMVGVYRETLVKLRFAILTVGFVLALAYVMNQSGQTITIGAWIAGTGAAFAFFSPILGWLGTAVTGSDTSANALFATLQQAAAEKAGLDPALLVAANTSGGVVGKMISPQNLTIAATAVGLVGRESDIFRKVIWWSLGMLAAVCLLVGLQSTVLSWMVPTL
- a CDS encoding alpha-hydroxy acid oxidase — encoded protein: MVQRQVPKPSEIFELMKFKKVELNGKRRRLQSAQTIDDLRAIAKRRTPAAAFDYTDGAAEGEISLARAVQAFEDVEFHPAILNDVSDVNTSTTVLGDTSALPFGIAPTGFTRLMQTEGEIAGAGAAGAAGIPFTLSTLGTTSIEDVKAANPHGRNWFQLYVMRQREISYGLVERAAAAGYDTLFFTVDTPVAGARLRDSRNGFSIPPQISLGTVANASVRPWWWWDFLTTPKLEFASLSQTGGTVGELLNSAMDPSINFEDLAEIRAMWPGKLAIKGVQTVSDAKKLTDLGVDAILLSNHGGRQLDRAPVPFHLLPDVVREVGQDTEIMVDTGIRNGADVVAALALGAKFTLIGRAYLYGLMAGGREGVDRTIEILADQVRRTMQLLQVRTVEELNPSHVTQLTRFNRLDFETRAVTPRT
- a CDS encoding alpha/beta hydrolase family protein; translated protein: MEGTVSPTEGQQPVHRPGYLNPFILDVTSGASEVLTDHADLYLPDGPGPFPVVVLVPGMLREPPEIGPRGWPVFEGYAGALVARGVAAVVMDHDLSNGPDYPKALAEAVRTLDAATARPEVDSDRAAFWVFSAGGPLALALLAEHADRFDLLALTYPFLESEPLAPWPSREEAVAALDGHRLVVTTVGQEFPDFVPGQQAFLAAARAARADLDELTVPDGDHGFDSQEPTEDGRTAVTRAIAAVARHLLDA
- a CDS encoding cysteine desulfurase-like protein translates to MSYDVDTIRSHFPALREGAAHFDGPGGTQTPEPVARAVAETLTAAVANRGTVTAAEQRAEGIVAEARQAMADLLRADPRGVVFGRSATELTFHLSRTLAAGWGPGDEVVVSRLDHDCNVRPWVYAAEQAGASLAWVDFDPATGELTPEHLSAALSDRTVLVAITAASNVIGTRPDLPALAELVHGVGAQFYVDGVHSTAHVLPDLESSGADFWVCSPYKFLGPHCGVLAARPETLEALHPAKLLPSTDEVPERFELGTLPYELLAGTTTAVDFLADLVPGQTGARRERLTTAYTALEGHEDRLLARLEPALRELPGVRVHSNATRRTPTLLFTIDGVGNQVIRQHLADLGVNAPASHFYAWETSQHLGLGAEGGVRVGLAPYTNESDIDRLIEGLGTLPRG
- a CDS encoding YciI family protein, which codes for MTQYLIAFNDEWVPAHTGEELRAKSAASLAVTEAMTQAGVFVFGDGGLDASTALCSVAARDGEPVFTDGPFVETKEHLGGFCVIEVADDESARHWAGRLAVALDWPQEVHRFPSRAEILGADDRLED